In the Sphingobacterium sp. PCS056 genome, GTACTCTTAGCTCCTATTCAATTTGGCGCAGGTGTAAAAGGGAAATTTATAGATGCTATGCAAACGGGTACGCCATCGGTGACTACAAGTATCGGAGCGGAAGCTATGTGTGGTGATTTTCCATGGAATGGTTTTATAGCCAATGAACCTGAGCTATTTGTCGCGAAGGCTATTGAATTATATACCGACAAATCTGCATGGTTAGATGCTCAGCGCCACGGGATAGCAATCATCAACCAGCGCTATGCAAGAGACAAATTTGAAGACGATTTTTTAATGACGATTCGATTTATTAAAGCACAGCTTCAGGCACACCGTCAACAAAATTTTATCGGACAGCTCTTATTACATCATTCAGTATTAAGTACCAAATATCTATCCCTTTGGATTGAAGAAAAAAACAAAAAATAGTCTTATTTTATTTTAGATCTTCCCACCATTTACCATACTGCTTATTCATATTTTTCAGATAGACAATTTCGCCCATTGTAGGCGTTAATACAGGAATCCGTTGCTGCTCTGCATATTGACTGATAAGCTCAAGTGGTTCTTTCCAATCGTGCAACGCTAATGCAAATTTGCCCGAATGCACAGGTAAAAAATGTTTTGCACCTAAATCTTTGACTTCCTTTAAGAGTTCATCGGGCATCGTGTGAATGTAATGCCAAGCTTCATTATATTGACCATTTTCCAATATCGCCAAGTCAAATGGTCCGTATTTATCCCCAATTGTTTTAAAATGCCGACCATAACCACTATCTCCGCCCAAAAACAAATTATAGGCAGCCGTCTGCAATACAAAGGAGGTCCATAGCGTGGTATTGCGTTTGAATTTTCTTCCAGAGAAGTGACGTGCTGGCGTAGAAACAATTTTAAATTCATTACCAAGACGAGTCTCCTCATACCAGTCCAGCTCTGTGATTTTGCTTTCGGAATACCCCCATCGCTCAAAATGCGCTCCAACACCAAGCCCACAAATCACCCGTTCAGTCTGAGGTTCCAGTTCAAGAATGGTTTCATAATCCAAGTGATCGTAATGATCATGACTGATGAGCAGGAGATCTATCGGAGGAAAGTCACCTGCCTGATAAGTGTATGACATATGGAAAGGCTTGTTACTACCTGGTACCGGCGAAGCATTATGCGAAAATACTGGATCTACCAAAATAATCTTACCGTCTATCTGCAACAGATAAGACGAGTGGCCAAACCAGATCATCAGATCATCTGCGGGTAAGTTTTTAAGATCCTGCTTTATGACCGGAAGCGGTACCTGAGGACTTCTGATAGCACGATCTTTAAACAAAAAATCATACATCACTCCCACAAAACTCTGCCCTTCTTTTAATGAAGGAGTATTTTCAAGATTTTGAAATTGTCCATCCCTAAAATTAGACGACTTCTTTACACGCTCCAAACGAGCACCACTGATGTGACCGCCAAACAGAGGCCGCGTTAAATAAACATTACCCATTACAATTAGTATAATTACACTAGTAAGAACTATCTTTAAACCTTTACCGATCTTCATTTCAACCAAACTTAGATAAATTTGTATTATTTACGATTATAATTACTTGATACTTTACAAATTCTTCTTCATTTGGAATTGATGATTATTATCCAATTATTGATCCATTTGCTACTATCCAAAATTATTTCATAACGAATAAAATAACGCAATCTTCGACGGCAGTTTATTCGTTTCTCTCATTCCTATGACAAACCAGCACTGGTGTCTGCTACTGGATGTATTCTGCCTGCAGACAATATTAGACTTACTACAATCAAGAAACCTCACAGCATAGTAGACGGATGACCATACGTTATACTTTAAATTAAATGAGTGGTTTATTTTTTTACAAAAAGCTGACAGTTAAAAAGTGTTAATATGGTGTAAGATATCATTCTTGATACTACTTTTACCGCCAATATGAGAGCGATATATTTACTGGTGCTAATTTTCAATCTTCTCCTTGTACAAGGGGATGGCCAGATATCGACTTCAAGTAACCTACACCGCAATTTAATTACATCAAATTCGTCTGTAAGTGGGTTAAACGCAACAAAAATAAAAGTATCGCATGTTAACAGTATCTTCAGTAAAGCGATCAATGAACGCACTTACGACCTGACAGAAGATGATGTTGAAGATGAAATCGTATTCGAATCCCATTCCATTACAATTTTTAAAAATATTGCCTTACTTAGCTATGCCCTAGCATTAATTTTTATTCTTAAAAATTTAGAAAGTCGCATATCGATTTTTAGAAAGCAACCTTTTACCCCTACAGACAAATACATTGCACAGCGCGTGCTTCGCCTGTGAATCCCTACTCACTTCAGTATCTTAGATCAATCCTAAAATAAACCGCATCAGCGTGTTATATTTTTTGTGCTGTATATCTTATTTTTTGATATTGTGCAACTGAAGTGTCTCCCCCATTCTAGAAATATCAACCAACTTATTTAAATATTATTATTAAAATTTCATTCATGAAAAGAATTAGCACAGGCATGTTCGTGTGTTTGTATGTCTTATTGATCCAAACCAGCTGCTCTCCTAAAAAAGAAGAAAAGATCGAGAACATTGAGTACCAAGTGACGACTCCAATATTATTGGATACCACGATTTCCAAAAACTATGTCTCACAGATCCAGTCGATCCGTAACATCGAAATTCGAGGTTTAGAAAAAGGATATTTGCAACAAATCTATGTAGATGAAGGGCAGACCGTACAGGCAGGTCAGCTTCTGTTCAAGATAATGCCCAAGTTCTATGAAGCCGAATATTTAAAAACACAGGCACAGGTAAAAGCCGAAGAAATAGAGCTAGAAAACACAAAGGCATTGTCCGATAAAAATATTGTATCGAAAAACGAATTGGCGCTAGCACAAGCAAAAGTTGATCAAGCTAAAGCTGAGATGTCACTAGCAAAACTACATGTGACAGCTACGGAGATCCGAGCACCTTTTGCTGGTACAATCAATCGCATTCCTTTAAAATTAG is a window encoding:
- a CDS encoding MBL fold metallo-hydrolase, whose amino-acid sequence is MGNVYLTRPLFGGHISGARLERVKKSSNFRDGQFQNLENTPSLKEGQSFVGVMYDFLFKDRAIRSPQVPLPVIKQDLKNLPADDLMIWFGHSSYLLQIDGKIILVDPVFSHNASPVPGSNKPFHMSYTYQAGDFPPIDLLLISHDHYDHLDYETILELEPQTERVICGLGVGAHFERWGYSESKITELDWYEETRLGNEFKIVSTPARHFSGRKFKRNTTLWTSFVLQTAAYNLFLGGDSGYGRHFKTIGDKYGPFDLAILENGQYNEAWHYIHTMPDELLKEVKDLGAKHFLPVHSGKFALALHDWKEPLELISQYAEQQRIPVLTPTMGEIVYLKNMNKQYGKWWEDLK